GGCGGGGCCGGCACCCAGGTCGAACGCACGACAGCGCCGCCTTCCTGGTCAAGGGCGATCAGGGCTTGTGGCCCGATCGCGTCACGCAGCGCGCCCGTGAAACGCGTCAACTGCGGCGCGTCGCGCATGTTCTGGCGGAACAGGCAGGCGCCGCGAATCCGGTAGGTACGCAGGAAGGCGTCGGTCTCGGCATCGAGTTCGGTGCCGAACAGGCGCACCATCACCAGTTGGCCGGCCAGGTCGAGGTAGTCGTTCATGGTCGAGATTCGGGCGGTTAGTTCGTCTTGGTGACTTTGCTCAGGTGGCGCGGCTGGTCGGCATTCATGCCGCGCGCCGCCGACAGTTTGGCCGCCATTGTATAAAACGCCTGCGCCGCGACGATCGGGTCGAGGTCGGGGATGGCGGCGGTGGGCAGCGTCAGGTCGCGGCTGGCGATGTCGGCCGGCGCGGCGAGCAGGACGCGCGCGCCCCGTGCACGCATGTCGTCGGCCAGCGCCACCAGACTGGCCTGGGTCGGGCCGCGCGTTGCGAAGATCAGCAGCGGATAGCCGTCTTCGATCAGTGCCATCGGGCCGTGCTTGATTTCGGCGCCCGAAAATGCTTCGGCCTGCAGCGCCGAAGTTTCCTTGAACTTGAGCGCTGATTCGAGTGCGAGAGGGAAGCTGATGCCGCGGCCCACCACCATGATGTTGCGCGCCGGCGCCAGCACGTCGATGGCGGCCGACCAGTCGCCATCCTGGCCGAAACTGCGGGCGGCGCGCAGCGCATCGGGCAGGGCGGCGATGCCGTCCTTCAGTTCGGGGTCGTTCTGCCAATCGGCGACCAGGCGCGCGCCGGCTACCAGGCTGGCGATGAAGCTCTTGGTCGCGGCCACGCTGTGCTCCTTGCCGGCGTGGAGCGGCATCGTCCACTCGGCGGCGTCGGCCAGCGGCGAAGCGGCGTCGTTCACCAGCGCCACCGTGACGGCCCCGCCGGCGCGGAAATACTGCATCGGTTCGACCACGTCGGGACTCTGGCCCGATTGCGAAATCGCGATGGCCAGCGTGTCGCGCGCGATGATCGGCGACTTGTACAGCGTGATGAGTGACATCGGCAGCGACGTCACCAGGCGGCCCATGCGCGACATGATCAGGTAGGCCAGGTAGCCCGACGCGTGATCCGAGCTGCCGCGCGCCACCGTCACGGCGCTGTGCAACTGGGTCGCACGGAGCTGTTCGCCCAGCGCGGCGTAGCGGTCGGCGTCCTGCGTCAGGGCGTGGGCGATGCAGTCGCCGGACGACAGGGCCTCTTGCAGCATCAGCGATTGGTGACCGTCAGCAGTGGCGGGCGTGGCATTCACAGGCATTCTCCTTCAATATAAACAGCTTTGATGTTCAGGGCGCGGTCCAGGACCACGAAGTCGGCGTGACAGCCAGGCGCCAGGCGGCCGCGCCGGGTCTCGCCGAGGTAATCGGCAGCATGGGTCGAGACGCGCTTGCTGGCGTCTTCGATCGACAGCCCCATGCCCACCAGGTTGCGCAGCGCCTGGTCCATCGTCAGCGTGCTGCCGGCCAGCGTGCCGTTCGCCAGGCGCACGCCGCCCATGCATTTGTGGACCACCTGGCGGCCCAGCATGTACTCGCCATCGGGCATCCCGGCAGCCGCTGTCGAATCGGTCACGCAGAACAGCTTGGGGATGCAGCGCAGGGCAGTGCGGATCGCGCCCGGGTGCACGTGCAGCAGGTCGGGAATGATCTCGGCGTATTCGGCGTGCGCGAGCGCGGCGCCGACCATGCCGGGGTCGCGGTGGTGCAGACCGGGCATCGCGTTGAACAGGTGCGTGAAGCCGGCCGCGCCGTGTGCAAGCGCTGCCACGCCGACGTCATAATCGCCGTTCGTGTGGCCGATCTGGACCCGGATGCCGGCCTTCGTCAATTGCCGCACGAGGGCCATGTGGCCGTCGATCTCGGGCGCCACGGTGATCAGCTTCATTGGCGCCAGTGCGTTGAACCGCATGACTTCATCGAGATGCGCTTCGCGCGCGAACGGCGGCTGGGCGCCGAGTTTGCCGGCGTTGATATACGGGCCTTCCAGGTGCACGCCAAGGATGCGCGCCTCGCCCTTGCCGCGCGCCGCGCAGGCCGCGCCGATGGCGCTC
The sequence above is a segment of the Oxalobacteraceae sp. CFBP 8761 genome. Coding sequences within it:
- the nagA gene encoding N-acetylglucosamine-6-phosphate deacetylase, with translation MTNDTRHPIKGNILTPAGWVHGALRFGARVDGIDGRRVDPANNDDVYIVPGFIDVHVHGGAGRDMMEGGDAPHVIAALHAKHGTTSLLATTMTAPVEDIDRALSAIGAACAARGKGEARILGVHLEGPYINAGKLGAQPPFAREAHLDEVMRFNALAPMKLITVAPEIDGHMALVRQLTKAGIRVQIGHTNGDYDVGVAALAHGAAGFTHLFNAMPGLHHRDPGMVGAALAHAEYAEIIPDLLHVHPGAIRTALRCIPKLFCVTDSTAAAGMPDGEYMLGRQVVHKCMGGVRLANGTLAGSTLTMDQALRNLVGMGLSIEDASKRVSTHAADYLGETRRGRLAPGCHADFVVLDRALNIKAVYIEGECL
- a CDS encoding SIS domain-containing protein; this encodes MLQEALSSGDCIAHALTQDADRYAALGEQLRATQLHSAVTVARGSSDHASGYLAYLIMSRMGRLVTSLPMSLITLYKSPIIARDTLAIAISQSGQSPDVVEPMQYFRAGGAVTVALVNDAASPLADAAEWTMPLHAGKEHSVAATKSFIASLVAGARLVADWQNDPELKDGIAALPDALRAARSFGQDGDWSAAIDVLAPARNIMVVGRGISFPLALESALKFKETSALQAEAFSGAEIKHGPMALIEDGYPLLIFATRGPTQASLVALADDMRARGARVLLAAPADIASRDLTLPTAAIPDLDPIVAAQAFYTMAAKLSAARGMNADQPRHLSKVTKTN